The genomic segment TGACGTTTTATTAAATGCTAATCATTATCATTAATAAATCAACCATGGATTCATCATTCTTTGTTCCTGTTTGCCAATCCTGCTGCCGTTAAACTGTCACTGGACTGCCGTTGGGCAAGGGAACTCACCAGCGGACATCTGTCCGAACCCGCTACAGGAGCACGTAATGGCCAGTCAACAAGCAATGGATAACTACCTGGATCTGATCGCTATGCGCCATGCCGTGCGATATGGAGAGCAACCCGATAGCCCACACTGTATTCAGCGTTGGCTGGTGCTGGAAGAGCTGGTTTTTCCGCGTAGCTGCAACTGTGTCAGACGGCGGATCTACCGGCGTGAGTACGATTTGTTGCTGGAAGCCATTGCTGATGAACTGGTGCCAGAGAGCTGGAGGCAGCTGTGTATGGATTACAGCCATCATCCGTTGAATGGCCTGTCGTCGATTGCGACCAAGCCACATCAGCGCCGTTCGGTGAATCGGTTGCAGTGGCAGTTACGTACGATTGCCAGTTATAGCCTGGAGTATTCGGCGGGTTGACGGGTAATGTCATCCGTCAGCGAAGCCTGATTAGTCGAGCCATAAGCAGAGGAGAACAGCATGAGTTTTCGTACCGTTAAAGACAGTATGGGTGAATTGCAAGTGCCGGAAGAGGCACTTTGGGGAGCGCAGACCCAGCGGGCAATCAATAACTTCCCGATCAGTGGCCGCAGCCTGCCTGCACCCTTTGTGATTTCTTTGCTGCTGGCCAAGTCGGCTGCCGCCAGAGCCAATAGTCAGTTGGGTATGCTGGAAACCGAGGTGGCAGAAGCGATAGTCGCGGCCGTTGATCAATTGCTGGCAGATGATGACTTGATGACGCACTTCCCGGTGGATGTGTTCCAGACTGGCTCGGGCACCAGTACCAATATGAACGCCAACGAAGTCATTGCGACCCTCGCCAGCCGATCACTGGGGCGGGAAGTGAGTGCCAACGACCACGTTAACTGCGGGCAAAGCAGCAACGATATTATTCCGAGCACCATCCACATCAGTGCGGCGGTGACTCTCAGTGACGAATTGATCCCGGCGCTGGATCACCTGCAGCGGGTGATTCGAGAAAAGGCCACCACCGTGGACGGTTGTATCAAAACCGGACGTACTCATCTGATGGACGCCATGCCCATCCGTCTGAGCCAGAGTCTGGGAGCCTGGGCTGAGCAAATTCGCAGTTGTCGCAAGAATCTGGATCATCAGCTGACCCAGTTATTACGCCTGGCTCAAGGTGGCACGGCGGTGGGTACCGGGATTAATGCCCACCCGGAATTTGCCGAGTTGTTTAATCATGAGTTGAGCAAGCTGACCGGCTTGCCGTTTCAGCCTGGCCCGGATCTGTTTATGCTGATCAGCTCTCAAGATGTGGCGGTGCAAACCTCGGGGTCGTTAAAAACCCTGGCAGTGGCCCTAATGAAAATCGCTAATGATTTACGCTGGATGAATTCTGGCCCTCTGGCGGGATTAGGAGAAATTGAGCTGGAAGCCTTGCAACCGGGATCATCGATCATGCCTGGCAAGGTAAATCCGGTGATACCGGAAGCAACGGCTATGGTCGCGGCGCAGATCATCGGTAACGATACCGCGATCACCATCGGTGGCCAGTCAGGCAATTTTGAGCTGAATGTGATGTTGCCGCTGATTGCGTTTAATTTGTTGGGCAGTATTGAGCTGGCGACCAATGCATCACAGTTGTTGGCCGACAAGGCCATCGCTACTTTTACGGTCAATAAAGCCAACTTGCAGCAGGCACTGGCACGTAATCCGATTTTGGTGACGGCGCTGAATCCGATAGTGGGTTACATGAAAGCGGCCGACATTGCCAAACAAGCCTATCATGAAAAACGGCCGGTACTGGATGTTGCGGATGAGCGAACCAATCTCTCACGTGAGGAGCTGGAACGCTTGCTCGATCCGGCCAAGCTGACACAAGGAGGCATCTGATTGTCTCTCACCACGGGAGGATATGATGGCTAGGGTATCCTGCTATCACCTGGCCGGGTTGGACATGCCGGCTGGCTGGTGCGACTGGATTGAATCCGGGCGCAGGGCATTACTGGCCGGGAATCCGCAGCAAGCTTGCGACGACTTTCATCAGGCATTAAATCTTGGTTACGCCGAACTTGACGCTGGCCCTGAACGCTTGTCAGAGCAGTCATTACTGGCGGTGGTTACACCGTTACTGAACCTGGTGGATGCGTACCTGGAAGCGGGACGAGCCGAAATGGCACTGGTCAAATTGAGCCGCTGTGCTGAACTGGTCGCGGCCCATCTGCTCGAGGCCAGCACACCAACCCAGCGTGTGAATGTGTCTTTGGCAAGAGATCTGCTGTTGCTGGAATGGCCCGTGCTGGAGCAGCGTTTATGTCGCATGCGGCCACATTTGGGGTCTTTTTTTGCCGCTCCGGTCTGGCACTAATCGCCGCTGACCATTTCCGCTGCAATACCGTAGAGAATAAGAGTCCTTAAAAAAACAAGAAGCAGGCCAAACCTGCTTCTTGTTTACCTGTGGTTGTGGCTATTGCGGACTCATGCAGTTACTTCAGATCTTCGTAAGGCAGGCCGACGTATTGCTCGGCAATGACTTTGCGACCGTTCTCGGAGCCCAGATAGTAGTTCAATTCGGATTCCATAAAACGCTTGTACATCAGTGGTTCCATGTTGTTACCACCGGAGAGGTCGTCGCCAAAGTCGTGCATCATGCTGGTCATCCACCAGCTGAAACGCTCACCGTTCCACACTCGACGCAGGGCAATGTCAGAGTACTGGCTGATACACTCCTTATCGCCTTCCTTGTAAACGCGGGTCATGATCTTGAAGAGCGTCGCGACATCCGAGGCCGCCAGGTTCAGGCCTTTGGCTCCGGTTGGCGGCACAATGTGGGCGGCATCGCCGACCAGAAACAGGTTGCCATATTGCATGGGTTCACAAACGAACGAACGCAGGGGGGCGATGCTTTTTTCGATGCTCGGGCCGGTCTCCATGGTGGCCGCTACGTCCGCTGGCAGACGCTTTTTCAGCTCATCCCAGAAACGTTCATCGCTCCAGTCTTCGATTTTGTCGGTTAATGGCACCTGCAAGTAGTAGCGTGAGCGGGTGGCAGAACGCTGGCTCGCCAGGGCAAAACCATGATCGCTCATGGCATAAATCAATTCGTGGTTGCAGGGTGGTACATCGGCCATAAAGCCGAGCCAGCCGAATGGATACACCCGTTCGTGTTCGGTGCGGATCTCGGCAGGAATGGTCTGGCGCGACACGCCGTGGAAGCCGTCGCAGCCAGCAACGTAGTCGCAGTCGAGGCGGTATTCTTCACCGTCGTGGACAAACGTGACGTAGGGTTTGTCGCTCTTAACCTCATGCGGGGTTACTTTTTCAGCGTTGTAATAGGTTGGCAGTTCAGCTGCCTGACGCGCATCCATCAGGTCGCGGGTGATTTCGACCTGGCCATAACACATGACGGTGTCGCCACCGGTCAGTGTTTTCAGGTCGATGCGGGTACGTTCACCGTTCATCGACAGTTCGAAACCTTCGTGTACATGGCCTTCGTTGTCCATCCGCTCCGCTACACCGGCTTCTCGCGCCAGATCAACAAAACCCTGTTCCAGAATACCGGCGCGGATTCGGCCCAGAATATAGTCGCCGTCGACGCGATCCAGAATAACGTTGGAAATACCCTGTGTGTTCAGCAGCTGACCTAGCAGCAAGCCGGATGGGCCTGAACCAATAATGGCTACCTGAGTTGTTATAGTTTTCATGTTTGCCTCGGCTGAGTGGTGTCTGGTATCCATTCCATGATGAGCAAATTCGATCTGATTCTGAATGGAGGATAGCGGCTATCGCTGGTACTTTTTCTGCAAAGGATAAATAGTCAGCTAGGTGTGGATAGCTGCCCGCCTGTTTTGCAACAGGCATCTGCCGAGGTGGGAAGAAATAGTGCGAACAGGTGCTGGGTTGTTGTTGAACAAAAAGCAACCAGCTGTGACCATGAATCGACGGGATAAATCTCTGGTATCTCAAAAAGTTATGGAAATGTGTAACAATTCTATGGATTTTTACACATAGCGTATGTCGTTTTCAATATATGTACAGCCTTTCTTCTGGTGCTGTACGACACTTGTGTGGCTGAATTAACCGGCGGTCGTTTCACAGGAGAGCAACCGTTGGACTACTGTTATAAGACCAAAACAATAAATAAAAAGGCGTAAAAATGAAGAAGCATACACTGGCTCTGGCCATTGCATCATCCGTTCTTGCATCCGCTGCTGGTGCAGGTCAGGTCGCTGAAATGAATGGCGTCAAATACAGCGTGGGTGGCTACATCAAGGCCGAGGGCGTATTCAATCGTCCGGATGCTGATGCAGCCAACGGCGTAACTAACACTTTTGATGCGACCGCCCGTCAGTCTCGTTTGAACTTCAAGACCGAACGTGAAGTCGATGGCCACAAGATCTCTACCTTTATCGAAGGTGACTTCTACGGTGGTTATTTTAACTCCGCTACTTACAATTGGCGTTTGCGTCACGCCTATATGCAAATTGACAAGGTAACCCTTGGTCAGACTTGGAATGGTGCGTTCTTCGCTACTGCACCAATGGACGCGGCCCAGATCAACTTCTGGGGCCCTGGCCTGGGTACTATCAGTGGTAACGGCGGTACTGTCCGTTCGAACCTGGTGATGCATTACACCTCGGGTCCAATCCGTATCAGCTTGCAGGATCCGGTTAACACAGGTGCTGGCTTCCCGGATATGGTGGCTGCCTATACCCAGCGTTTTGAAGGTGGTTCTGGCTTTACCGTAGCGGCTGTCGGCCGCGATGTCGCTCAGGGTGACGGTTCCAATAACGACCGTGAAAACTCTGTTTTTGGTGGCGGTGCTTCGTTTGCCGGTAAGCTGGGTCTGGGTGACGTGACGCTGTACGGCAGTGCCTACACAGGTAAGGGCTTGGGTGTGTTCTCAGGCTTTGGTGTGAATGGTGCCTACGGTGGTCCGAAAAACTCCGATGCTCAGGATGGCGAGCTGGTACAGCAAACCGGCTACACCGCAGCGGTTGCATACAAGTTTGACACCAAGACGACAGCGACTATTCGTATGGCCCACATCGGCGTTGACGACACGGCAGACAGTGAGTTGAATGCCATGAATGCCAACGTGATCTACAATTACACCAAAGGTCTGGATCTGGGTATCGAATTCCGCAAGCAGGATGTTGATACATTGAATAACACCTCAACGCTGCCGAACCTGCGTCCGAAAGGCAAGCAGCTGGAAGTGATGGCAATCTACAAGTTCTGATCATGCCTGGTTTGGATAGCACCTGTCGTGGTGTGCTATCCGGCCTGACTGTGGCAGTACCTGATAGGTTCGCTTGATATTGTTGTTCTGCAAGCAGGGTTGCGACAGCTCTCCCTGTGACAACAAGAAAAACCGGGTTCGCCCGGTTTTTTTGTGGCTGTCGTTCTGGGACGATGTCTGTCGATGATCGACGAGGTCAGCTTGTGGCCTGTTGCTGGCGCCGCTTGCGTAATGTATCCGACGGTGATTCGCCGTAGCGTTCCCGGTAATAGGCGGAAAAACGGCTGAGATTGGTAAAGCCGTAACGTGTAGCGATATGAGTGATGTTGTGTTCCGGGTGCTGCTGAATATTGGCGTACGCCGCTTCGAGTTTACAATTGCGAATAAAAACAGAGGGTGTAACCCCCAGCTCACGATTAAACAGGTTGTAGAGTGTTTTTACACTGACCTTGCATACCGCAGCAATTTCTCGGACATCAAAGTCTTCCGTGATGTGTTGTATTACCCGATGTCGCACCTGTTCTATTTGTGGGTGCTTACTGACCTGTGCCAGACCTGGTTGCACCACTCGGGTGGTAAAACTGTTCATCAGGGCATCGTACAGCAGTTGCTCGTAGCACTGGCGGGTTGCCTCGGTGATGGGCCTGGTCGCTGAGGCCCACATGGAACGAATAATATGGTAAAGCGCCTCAGGCAAGACAGCGCCGGTTTCCGGGAGCAGAAAGTCGATTTCCATACTGGAATGAGCGCAGCCCATGACAACCGCAGCATTCAGTAACTCTTGCTGCGGAATGGATAGTGTCGTGACATGACAATCCGCCTGATAACAAACCGGCAGTTTGTCACCCGGGTTCAGCAATAACACTGCGCCGGGGGTGAGTTGTTGTTGCCCTGTCAGGGTGTGATAGTCACAACTGCCGCTCATTACCAGTAGTAAAAAATAGCTGTCCTCGCTGGTATGGCAGACCAGTGGGGTCTCGTGAGCAAAATGCAGCTCGGAAAGCATCAGCTTGCCGAACAAGTTGCGGTCGTTTCGAAACAGTGTCGGAGTGTCCGCAAGGGGATTACTTTCGGCCGGACGAATAAAAAGGGCAGTACCTGCGCGATTTTCCATGCGCCATTCCAGCTGGGGCTTGCTCACTCGCTCAGGGCTAGGTACCAGTGCCAGGGAAGCTGAAATGGATAGCGATGCGTCAGGCATGGATTTCCTCTATTACCGTTTTGGGTGAGTCCCTTTGATTGTCATCAGCTTGCTGGTACTTAAATGACATGCTTGTCGTCGGACTCATTCTTGAGCTGGCGCTGAAGTGCGTGGCCAGTATTCTTTTTCTGCATGGAAGTATGCCTGTAACGTATTTGCTCGTGCTACCAAACTGCCATTCCAATTTCATCAGTAGGCTATTTGTTTTTGCTATAGCAAAGAGCAAGGATTGGGGCAGAATGTGATTTTATTTACTATAGTCAGTGAAGCAGTTCTTATTGCTATCGCAAGTGCTGGAAGGGTTCTTTTGTCGCAAAAAAACTGCTTTTGCTGGGCTTTTCTGGGCATCAGACCCATCTGGCGATGGCGCTTGGAACGTGACTTTATAGCTGGATTGGCATGTATCTATGCAAAAAACGAATGGTTCCTATGCTTATTTAATTACCAGCAAGGCGGCTGGGATGCTAGCTTGCGGTTGTCGATTCTAATTGCTGTTTTGCTGCCTTGGATTTCCAGTGGCCAGTGACTGTGCTGGTGGTAATTCAGGTGAATCACTTCAATACAAAAAAGTCTGTTGAAACTTATAACAGTTCTTAGGTTGCATGATTTTGCCTTCGGGGATTTTGCCGCTGGCAAAGTCTGACCGATAAAAATAACAAGGTGTAAAACAATGAAATTGAAAAACCTGTTCCTGACGCTAAGCCTTACTGTCGCAGGTATGGCTGCATTGAACACCCAGGCTGCTGAACCTGAATTTACCTTTAAGCTGCATCACTTTCTGACCCCGTTGTCCGCCACTCATCAAAAAATGATGGTGCCGTGGGCAGACAAGGTGATGGCAGAGTCTCATGGTCGTATCAAGATCGATATCTATCCTGCCATGCAGCTGGGTGGCAAGCCTCCGCAGTTGTTTGATCAGGCGCGTAAAGGCGTCGCCGATATCGTCTGGACGGTAGGTGGTTATACACCGGGTCGTTTCCCGAAAGCCGGTGCCTTTGAACTGCCGTTCATGCCCGCCAGTGCGGAAGCAACCAGTATGGCGCTGCAAGAATACGCTGAGACTGAAATGCAGGATGAGCTGAGCGATGTGCACCTGCTGGCCATTCATACCCACGCACCCGGTGCATTGCACTCGCGTACCAAGCTGATCAAGAACGCAGCGGATATGGAAGGCCTGAAGATGCGAGCGCCGAACAAGGCGATGGCCGAAGCTTTCGGTATTATGGGCGGCTCACCGGTCTTTATGCCAGTACCCGCTTTGCCTAGCGCCTTGTCCAAAGGCGTGGTTGATGTTGCCGTGATGCCGTTTGAAGTGGTTAACCCGCTGAAAATCCAGCAGTTGGCACCGAACCATACCGAGATCAAGGGTGAGCGCGGTTTGTATACTCAGTTCTTTCTGTTTGCTATGAACAAAAAAGCTTACGAGCAGTTACCCGCTGACCTGCAAAAGGTGATCGACAACAATTCAGGTATCGATGAAGCGCGTCGACTGGGCCATGAAATGGATCTGGCCGAACTGCCAGGGTATGCCGCGTCACACGCAGAAAATAACCCTTTCTACACCCTGACTCCGGAAGAAACTGCAAACTGGAAGCGCATGATGCAACCAGTGACCGACGACTGGATTGCGGATATGACGGATGATGGCAAGGATGGTGCGGCGCTGTATCAGAAAGCCGTTAATCTGATTACGAAATACGAGAAGGTTGTTAGTGGATCATGACTGAAGTAGCCCTGAATCAGCCTGTCTGGCTGGAACAGGTGCGTATCGGTATAGCATGGCTGTCCCGCCAGTTTGCACTGGTGGGCGGTTTTCTGATGCTGGTACTGGCAACCATGACGGTTATCAGTATCACCGGTCGCGCTCTGTTTGGTACCGCAATTGAAGGCGATTACGAATTGGTGGAAGCCGGTCTTGGAATCACCGTCTTTTTGTTTTTACCGGAAGGCCACCGTGCTAATGGTCATGTCGTTGTTGATATTTTCACCAATAATCTGGCACCCCGCTGGGTGGCGTTGCTGGAGACCATCGGTGAGGCTTTTTTCTTTGTGGTGTCGGTGGTGCTGATT from the Candidatus Thalassolituus haligoni genome contains:
- a CDS encoding class II fumarate hydratase, producing the protein MSFRTVKDSMGELQVPEEALWGAQTQRAINNFPISGRSLPAPFVISLLLAKSAAARANSQLGMLETEVAEAIVAAVDQLLADDDLMTHFPVDVFQTGSGTSTNMNANEVIATLASRSLGREVSANDHVNCGQSSNDIIPSTIHISAAVTLSDELIPALDHLQRVIREKATTVDGCIKTGRTHLMDAMPIRLSQSLGAWAEQIRSCRKNLDHQLTQLLRLAQGGTAVGTGINAHPEFAELFNHELSKLTGLPFQPGPDLFMLISSQDVAVQTSGSLKTLAVALMKIANDLRWMNSGPLAGLGEIELEALQPGSSIMPGKVNPVIPEATAMVAAQIIGNDTAITIGGQSGNFELNVMLPLIAFNLLGSIELATNASQLLADKAIATFTVNKANLQQALARNPILVTALNPIVGYMKAADIAKQAYHEKRPVLDVADERTNLSREELERLLDPAKLTQGGI
- the pobA gene encoding 4-hydroxybenzoate 3-monooxygenase, which codes for MTTQVAIIGSGPSGLLLGQLLNTQGISNVILDRVDGDYILGRIRAGILEQGFVDLAREAGVAERMDNEGHVHEGFELSMNGERTRIDLKTLTGGDTVMCYGQVEITRDLMDARQAAELPTYYNAEKVTPHEVKSDKPYVTFVHDGEEYRLDCDYVAGCDGFHGVSRQTIPAEIRTEHERVYPFGWLGFMADVPPCNHELIYAMSDHGFALASQRSATRSRYYLQVPLTDKIEDWSDERFWDELKKRLPADVAATMETGPSIEKSIAPLRSFVCEPMQYGNLFLVGDAAHIVPPTGAKGLNLAASDVATLFKIMTRVYKEGDKECISQYSDIALRRVWNGERFSWWMTSMMHDFGDDLSGGNNMEPLMYKRFMESELNYYLGSENGRKVIAEQYVGLPYEDLK
- a CDS encoding helix-turn-helix domain-containing protein; protein product: MPDASLSISASLALVPSPERVSKPQLEWRMENRAGTALFIRPAESNPLADTPTLFRNDRNLFGKLMLSELHFAHETPLVCHTSEDSYFLLLVMSGSCDYHTLTGQQQLTPGAVLLLNPGDKLPVCYQADCHVTTLSIPQQELLNAAVVMGCAHSSMEIDFLLPETGAVLPEALYHIIRSMWASATRPITEATRQCYEQLLYDALMNSFTTRVVQPGLAQVSKHPQIEQVRHRVIQHITEDFDVREIAAVCKVSVKTLYNLFNRELGVTPSVFIRNCKLEAAYANIQQHPEHNITHIATRYGFTNLSRFSAYYRERYGESPSDTLRKRRQQQATS
- a CDS encoding TRAP transporter substrate-binding protein; its protein translation is MKLKNLFLTLSLTVAGMAALNTQAAEPEFTFKLHHFLTPLSATHQKMMVPWADKVMAESHGRIKIDIYPAMQLGGKPPQLFDQARKGVADIVWTVGGYTPGRFPKAGAFELPFMPASAEATSMALQEYAETEMQDELSDVHLLAIHTHAPGALHSRTKLIKNAADMEGLKMRAPNKAMAEAFGIMGGSPVFMPVPALPSALSKGVVDVAVMPFEVVNPLKIQQLAPNHTEIKGERGLYTQFFLFAMNKKAYEQLPADLQKVIDNNSGIDEARRLGHEMDLAELPGYAASHAENNPFYTLTPEETANWKRMMQPVTDDWIADMTDDGKDGAALYQKAVNLITKYEKVVSGS
- a CDS encoding TRAP transporter small permease — encoded protein: MTEVALNQPVWLEQVRIGIAWLSRQFALVGGFLMLVLATMTVISITGRALFGTAIEGDYELVEAGLGITVFLFLPEGHRANGHVVVDIFTNNLAPRWVALLETIGEAFFFVVSVVLIWQLTLGGLDAYDYMEQSMILELPLWIVFVPGVLSSVLVALTSLDRVVTFVRGAGK